TCACGATTTAGTGTTTAAGGCGGCGAGAGGGACCAAGGATATTTTGCCGGAGGAGCAGAAGTACTGGCGGTACGTGGAGCGGGTGGCGTCGACGCTGGCGCATCGAAGCGGGTTTAGAAGGCTGGACACGCCGGTGTTTGAGGATGCGGGGCTGTTCCAACGGTCGGTGGGGACCGGCACGGACATTATGGACAAGGAGGTGTACCTGTTCGAGGACCGGGGCGGCGACAAGCTGACGCTGCGGCCCGAGGGGACGGCGCCGGTCTGCCGCGCATATTTGGAGCACGGGATGCACAGCCTGCCCCAGCCGGTGCGGCTGTACTACTTCTGCCCGGTGTTTCGATACGACAGGCCGCAGGCGGGTCGGTATAGACAGCACCACCAGTTCGGGGTGGAGGTGCTGGGGGACGGCGACGCGCTGGTGGACGCCGAGGTGGTGCAGCTGGCGTGGAGCCTGATGGCCAACCTGGGGCTAAAGGACGTGTCGCTGGTGGTCAACAGCATCGGCGACGCGCAGTGCAGGCCCGGGTATATCAAGGAATTGCAGGCGTATTATCGAGGGCATTTCGACAAGCTGTGCGGCGACTGCAAGGCGAGGCTGGAGAACAACCCGCTGAGGCTGCTGGACTGCAAGAAACCGGCGTGCCAGCCGCTACAGGAGTCGGCGCCCAAGTCGTCGGAGCACTTGTGCGAGGCGTGCCGCGCGCACTGGGAGCAGTTCAAGGGGTACATGGCGGCGCTGGGGATATCGTACAGCGTCGACCATAAGCTGGTGCGTGGGCTGGACTATTACACGCGGACGGTGTTTGAGATTTTGCCGCCGGTGGAGGGGGCGCAGAGCACGCTTTTGGGCGGGGGCCGCTACGACGGGCTGATGGAGCAGTTGGACGGTCGTCCGACGCCGGGGGTGGGCTTCGCCACGGGGATGGAGCGGCTGATTCTGAACCTGCAACGGCAGGAGGTGGCGGTGCCCGATGAGGAGAAGCCGAAGTATATGCTGGCAGCGATGACGCCGGAGGCGGCCCAGGCGGGGGTGCGGCTGGCGGCGAGGATTCGAGAGCGGGGCGCGGGGGTAGTGATGGGAGGCCAAGGGCGGAGCATGCGGTCGCAGATGCGCAGCGCGAACTCGATGGGGGTGCCGTACGTGGTGATACTGGGGGAGGACGAGCTGAAGGCGGGGACGGTGACGGTTAAGGACATGGCGAGTGGGGAGCAACGGAAGGTGGGGGAGGGGGAGTTTTTGGGGGGCGTGTAGGGGGAGATCACGGAAGAGACACAATAGTTATCCCGTTGAGATGTTCATAATGCCTTCTATTATTTGTCAGCAGCGTACAACCAAATCTTAACGCGCAGGCGGCTACCCAGGCATCGTTGTTTGACATCGCTCTGCCCTTTTGGTGGCTTTCTGCCCTTATAGACCCAAAGGCAACAGCCAAGTCCTTGTCATAGGGCAATACTACGTATGCTCTGAGCGCATTTTCTAATACCTCAATTTGCCCCTTACCCCAACGCCGTATCTTTGACCAGGCATATAACTCGCCAACCGTAATAAAAGATAGGCATCCGAATTTGCTGGTAAGATAAGTCAAATAGGGTTTAGACCGCGTATCACCCTTGTGAATGAATGAAAAAACACAAGTATCCAGCAATGCCCGCTCTGTTTGAAGGGCCACGCTAATTAGCCTTAAGAGTCCTTACGCCAATCCATGACAGCGCTTATGAAATCATCGATGTTCTCATTGGCAGGCCACCAGTAGGCAAGCTTATTCGTTTCCGTAATGGGTCGAACACCCTGCTCCTCAGCCAATTGGTCAAAGGATGCTGGCGACCAAAAGGTATCTGGGATTGCCTTATCCTCAACAATCCATCCAAAGTCAGCGTAGGCGGCTGTTCCTGTAGAACCACCTGACACTGTGTATATTAGAAGCGCTTCCTCAACTATTTCCTGCTGCTGAAGACCACGTTTAACTCTTATCTCTTTGACATCGTATTCGTATAAGGTAATCATAGCTTTTGTTACGCTCCCTGCTTTACTACTTGGAACTGAATTTTCTTTTTCTGGTCATCATCAACCAAGATCGTAAGCTCATAAGTGCCCGGATGATCAAATTCCATCCGTTTGATTGATTTAACTAGGATTGCACCGAACTTTTGCCCTGATTCCCAAACTGGTGGGAGTTTGAGACTTATACCCTCTTCTCTTACAAACTTGCCATTTGGATCTAAAAGTACAATCTTTACAGTTTTTTCGAGGCCCTTTTCGGAAGCGTCCGCTTCGAAACGAACCACCAGTTGTAATTCTGGGTGGGTCGCCGGAAAGGTCTGGGCGAAGATTTGGTTGAACGCCCCTAAAATGTTAAGCTTCCCTTGCTGCGAAATGTTCGCCGCATCCGCAAGTAGAGCTAAGGTAACTTCCATTAAAATGGTCCAGAAAAAATGTCCGGTTATGCTTGACTACCCTACTTTACCATATAAATATCATACAACCGAGCGAATGATTGCCAACGAATAGGAGGCTCCCCCCATGACCACAAAACAGCGCATCCCAACAAAACAAGACGTCCTCTCCTACCTGCACGACCGCACCAACTGGGGGCGGTGGGGGAAGAAGGGGAGCGCGGGGGCGATGAACCTGATCACGCCCTCGAAGACCATGGCGGCGCTGAAGCTGCCCAAGAAGGGGCGGACGGTGTCGATGAGCAGGCCGTTTAACACCACGCCGTCGATGGAGAACGGGAGGCCGGCGCAGCATTACATGATGGTGCAGGACAGGCCGCCGGGTGGCGGCGCCTCTATGGACTTCTACGGCATCTTCTACCACGGCCAGTCGACGACGCACATCGACGCGCTGTGTCACGTGTGGGACGAGCGGGGGATGTGGGACGGGAAGGACGCCAAGGAGGTGCTGAAGTTCGACGGGGCGAGGTACGGGTCGGTGGACGCGTGGAAGGAGGGGATTATCACTCGAGGGGTGCTGCTGGACGTGCCGCGGCATCGCAAGAAGCCGTATGTGACCATAGAGACGCCGGTGCACGGGTGGGAGCTGGAGGATATCGCCAGGGCGGAGGGGGTGAAGCTGGAGGCGGGGGACGCGGTGATGGTGTACAGCGGCCGTGAGGCGTATGCCAAGGCCCACAATGGCTTGTGGGGAGGCGGGGTGGAGAGGCCGGGGCTGCACGCGTCGTGCCTGCCGTTTTTGCGGGACAACGATGTTTCCATATTGGGGTGGGATATGATGGACCACCAGCCCAACGAGTACGGGCTGCCGTGGACGGTGCACGGGGCGATTTTTGCCTACGGGGTGGCGCTCCTGGACAACGCGCTGCTGGAGCCGCTGGCGAAGGTGTGCGCCGAGGAGAAGCGATGGGAGTTTTTGGTGACGATTAACCCGCTGTATGTGATTGGGGGGACGGGGTCGCCGGTGAACCCGATAGCTGTGTTTTAGTGGGGAGGGATGAGAAGGATTCCAGGGAAGTTGGTGTATACCTGGCGGACGAATCGTGGAGCTAGTGCTTCACCCTCACCTTAAATCCTCTCCCATCAAGGGAGAGGAAAGAAAAGAGTGGGGCGACGCTGTTGCTGTTGGTCCTATCGTCGGCTAGTCCACGCGGACGGCGACGTTGTTTTCCAGGTTGAGGGTGACGGGGAGGCCCAGATGGTCGCGGAGGTGGTCGAGGGTGATGACGCCGGCTTTGATGACGAAGGTCATGGGGAGGCCGGTGGTGTTGGCGCGGAGCAGGGCCTGGAGGTCGCCATGGTTACCAAAGGGTCGGCAGTCGAGGAGCGTTCCGCCCACCCTGACGGCTTGGATGGTCTCTTTCATACCCCTCCACCTCCCTTGGATTAGCGGACCCACGAGGTCTGGTCTATGAGCGGTCAACAATTCTAGCGACCCTCTCGGTGAGCATCTACATTAATTAGAACGCATTTTAGCTTTTTCTGTCAGGCCCTAGACTGACAGAACTAGGCTGTTAGTTAAAAATTCTTCCTGAACAAAAAACGCATGAAGCCAAAAGCGCGTCAATTAGATTTTTGCGGGACTCAGGATGACAAAACTGAAACCTGGTCGCCGAGGGAGATTTTGCCAGGATGGTCAACGATGCCGTAGACGCCCATGTAAGCCTTAACGTCGGGTCGGTAGGAGAGGATCAGGCGCAGGGTGTCGAAGTCGCGGGCGCCGGAGTCGGGGTCGTGGGTGGTGATGGCACATCGGGGGTCACGCTTGACCATTCGCAGCACCAGGCTCTGGCCGATTTTTATAGTTTTGCCTATCCACGAGTCCTCCTCGTTGGGTATACAGCCATCGATGACCAGGTTGGGGCGGAAGCGGCGGGGGTCGGAAGGCATGGAGATAGAAGAGTCTTTGGCCCGAAGAACCAGCTCGTCCACCGAGGCCTGGGAGACCAGGGAGACGGGGAATTCGTCGTAGGACTGGCCGGGGTAGTCGGAGCGGACGAGAAGGACGGGATGGCGGAGGAAGTCGGAGAGGGCGGCGTTCCAATCGCCATCGACGAGGCGGCCACCTACCTGCCGGCCCCAGAAGGGGATGGCCACGGGGCCGCCGAGGTCTAGGGGGCCGTCTAGCGTATTGCCGGTGGGGAAATCGAGGTGGAGGCGCTCGGGGTCGAGGCGGTATTCGGCCTTGATTTGCACCATGTGTCCGATTTGCCGCTGGGTCATAAGCTGGCCCGAGGCGTCGATGATGAAGAAGCGGCGGTCCTCTAGGATGCCGGTGGGGGAGACGTGGACGATGGAGGCGCACTGGAGGGCGAGGGATTTGACGGGGGAGATGAAGATTTCTTTGACGGTGGGCATAGGAAGTAGTTTAGCGGAACTCCTTTATGTTGTCCTTCCTAGTGTAGACCGAGTAAGAGATAAGGGAAGTGTGGTTATGCCTGACGGACGGGGCGTAGTGCTAGGGCTTCACCCTCACCTTAATCCTCTCCCATCAAGGGAGAGGAAAGGAGAAGGACAAGGCGACCTCGCCCCTACGGATAAATGACGAACCTCGTTATAAAAGCTTCTCTAGTTCCAAAATGTTAGCGTCGTCTTGCTGGCGGCGGCCTTGTTCAACGTCTTTGACGAGGGCGATCATACGCTCGGTCAAAGGGGTAGGGATGCGGCACTGGCGGCCTTTTTCGACGAAGGGGCCGAGGACATAATCGACTTCGGTGGGGCGCTTGCGGACAGCGATGTCGCGCCAGGGGCCGGAGAAGACTTTGACGAAGGGCCGGTAGTGGTCGGCGTACTGTTGGAAGAGGGGGAGGGTGGCCTCGAAGTCGAGCTTAGCGAAGGCTGGCGGGTCGAAGGGGACTTCGGCGAAGGGCTCCAGCTTGATCCCGTCGGCCTGGCACACGGCGATGCCTTCTTTGAAGCAGGCATAGAGGATGCGCTGGACGCGCGGGTTGGCAAACATGGCGGGGACGGGGGATGTGCCCAGGGCGTTGCCGATGTAGAAGTAACCCCAGACCTGCTTGGACCACTTGTGGCCCATGATGTTGCCGGTGATGAAGGTCTCCTGGGCTTTTGAGAGGACTTTTTGCAGTTCGACGAGTCGGGGCGTGGTGCGGCCATCGAGTTCGCCTATCTGATAAGGGCCGTGGTTACCATACTCGATGTGGCCGGGGGACTGGTAGTCGCCGCCCCACTGCACCAGGCAGCCGACGGTGCGCTGGGGGCCGATGAGTTTGGCGATGGTCTCCTCGTTGACACCGTTCTGAAAGCAGACCAGGGTGGACTTGGGGCCGAGGTGGGGCATGAGGGCGTTCATGGCGTCGAGGGTATGGAGGGACTTGACGCAAAGGAAGACGGTGTCGAGGGGGCCTTTTAGCTGATGGGGCTCGAGGGCTTTGGGGCGGACGCGGAACTCGCCGGCGAAACCGGTGACGCGAAGGCCGTCGGCGTTGATGCAGCGGACGTGGTCGGCGACCTTGTCCACGAGGGTGACGGGCTGGCCGGCTTTTTCCAGGAGGGCGCCGGTGAGGCCGCCGATGGCGCCGGCGCCGAAGATGGTAATTTGCATTTTCTACCTTTCAATAAGCGCAAGGATTAGCTATCAATCGCTCGTGCTGAGCTTGTCGAAGCATGAGACTTCGATAGCTCCACGATCCTCTTCCAATCCCTTCGAATAAGAGCTTCCTTTTTAGCCCTAGACCAACCTTTGATTTGGAATTCTGCATCCAGAGCGTAAGACCTTGTAGCGAACTCTTCTACAAAAACGAAACGTACAGGCCTTCGTCTCTTGGTGTACCCGCAAAAGAAGCCGCTTTGATGCTCGCCTATACGTTTATCCAGATTGTCGGCATGCCCGGTGTAGTATGAGCCATCAGAGCATTTGAGCATATAGACGTAAAAAGCCATTGTGCTAGCTAGCAACCCTCGCCCTTCGACAAGCTCATGGTGAGCGACTTAATATCATCTCTTTTCTAATAGCGAGCTCCTTACAGCTTGTACAGCCGCAGGCAGTTGTCCCAGAGGATTTTGCGTTTGGACTCGTCCGAGATGGGCATATGCTTTAGGAAGTACTGGGTGGAGCCGGGGTACTTGGCGTCGGGGTGGGGGTAGTCGGTGGAGAAAACGAAGACGTCGTCACCGACGGCATCGATGGCGTGCTTGGCGGGGGTCTCCTCGCATTCGACGGAGACGTAGGCCTGACGGAAGAAATACTCGCTGGGCTTCATGGACAACTCGGCGTGCTCGACCTTGCCGGCCCATTCCAGATGCTCGTCCAGCCGCCAGAGCCAGAAAGGGAGCCACGAGCCGTTGCCTTCCAGGAAGCCGACGCGCAGCTTGGGGTGGCGGTGGAGGACGCCGCCGAGGGTGAAGGCGGCCACAGCCTGCATCTGCTCGAGGGGATGGGAGACAGCATGCTTCAGGGCGTACTTGCCCCCGCGCTCCCAGCGGTCGTTGCCGGTGGTGGGCTGGTAGGAGTTCATGCCCTCGTGGAAACCCAGGGCTGTGTCCAGGGATTCGATTTCACTCCACAGGGGGTCGTACTTAGGGAGTTCCCAGTATTCGCCCTCGCGGACGGGGTTAGGGCGGAGGAATACGGCTTTGAAGCCCAGATCATTGACGGCGCGTCGAGCTTCTTTAATCGCCAGCGAGACATCGTGGATGGGAAGCATGCCGGAGCCGAACATACGCTTAGGATCTCCGTCGCGGCAGAAATCGGCCAGCCAGTCGTTGTAAGCCCGGGCGATGGCGCTGGACAGCTTCGGCTCCAGGTCGGAGAAGGCGCTGGCGTAAAGACCGCGCGATGGGAAGAGAACGGTCTTGTCGATACCTTCTTTGTCCATAGCGCGGACCTGAGCAGTGGCGTCAAAGTTGCGCTCCAGGTCGTGGGTGTACTGAGGGAGGAGGTCTTTGTTGATTCGATTGGTCTGGGTGGTGATGCCGGTGCCGGTGTGGGGCGGGTTGTTGCGGTGGCCGAGGCGGACGCGAAGGTCCATAGGCCAGTCAGTAAGGCCGATGGGGGCGTGTTTCTTCATGGAGGCCGGCATGTACTTTTGCCACAGGTCGGCGGGCTCCAGGACGTGCATGTCGCTGTCGAAAACTTTAAAACCTTGTTTGGCCACGATTGATACCTCTGGGAGACTTCATGGCAATTATTCAACGGAGGGGCCAGCGAATGCAACCTGGGAAGAAGCGCTTATACGTTTAGCAAGGCAACACTGAGATGCCGCCGGGCAGCCAGGGCGTGAACGCAAAGCCAGTGTGCGGGGTGTGATTGCGCCGAACATGGGGGCCGATTGCCGCGTGTTGTCCGACCGGCCCGGTCGTCTCCCTTCTACTTCGGCGAAGGGAACCTGTACAGCCTGGAGGCGTTGTCATAGACGATTTTGCGCTTCACCGACTCCGGATGGCCCTGGAAGATGCGGTCTATAACCTCCTGGGAATGGGGGAAGGTGCCTTCGTCGTGGGGGTAGTCGCTGCCCCAGAGGAGGGCGCCGTCGCCGATGTAATCCAGGGTGGCGAGGGCTACCTCGTCGTCGCCGAAGGTGACGTGGCCCTGGCGCTTGAAATACTCGCTGGGCTTCATGTCCAGCTTGGGCTGGATCCACATGTGCTTCCGGCCATACTGCTCGTCCATAGCGTAGAGGGTCCAGGCCAGCCAGCCACCGCCGCATTCCACGATGACGAAGTTGAGGTCAGGGTGGCGCTGGGGGATGCCGGCGGCGATGAGGCGGGTGACAGGCTCAATGCCTTCCGCCATGGAGGTGACCATGTAGGTGAGGAAGCCGCCGCTCTTTTCCTCGCCGGGGTTGTCGGGCAGGTGGTCGTTCTCGCCGGTGGTGAAGTGGAGGCTGAAGACCATGCCCGTGTCCTCCAGGACGTCCCATAGAGGCTCATAGACGGGGAGGTTGTAGGGCTGGTTCAGGACGCTGATGGGCGAACTGACGACTCGAAATCCCTTCTTAGCCAGCCGTCGCACCTCCTCGACGGCCTTGGACACGTCTTTGGTGGGGAGGATGGCGGCAGGGGCGAAGCGGTCCTGGTGAGCGCCAAAGATATCGAAGACCCAGTCGTTGTAGGCTTTGGCGGAGGCGAGCTGGAAATTGGCGTCGGGGGAGGCGGTAAGGGCCAGGAGGGAGTTGCAGTAGATGACCTCGCCGGTGATGTTGTCGCGCTTCATGTCCTTGAGGCGGCGGGGAATGTCGCGTCCGCCGAAGGGGTCCTGGCGGAACTGGCGGTTGAGGTCGTCCTCGTTGATGTTGGCCTCGGCCAGGTCATAGCGGCGGGTCTTACGGCCCTCGGCGACGGAGTACTCGCCGCCGTTGATGGTCTCTTTGTGGGGCAAGCGGTGGCGATACTGGGCGGGGACGCGCTGCTGGTAGCTTTCGTCCTCGTCAACGTGGGAGTCGGCGGAGATAAACTTTACGGGGGCCATGGCGTGCCTCCTGGCGAGAGTAAGTTAAAAGGATTTGGGGAGATTTTAGCGCATTTTGGGGACGGATGGGATAGTAGGAACCTAGAACCTCGGTTGCCGCCGCTCTTTGAAGGCCTGGATGCCTTCGGCTGGGTCTGGGTGTGAGGAGAGGTAGTCGACGAAGCTTTCGATTTCTTGAACGACGCCGTCTTTCAAGGGCAGGTCGAGGCCGTGGTGGACGGCGGTCTTGATGCGGCGAAGACTTTCGGCGCTTTTGGGGCGGAGCTGATCGAGGAGGGCCTGGAGTTCCGAGTCTAGCTTGTCGGCGGGGTCGGCGCGCAGGGCCAGGCCCCACCCGGCGGCCTCGGCGCCGGAGAGGCGGCGGCCAGTGAGCATCAGATCCATGGCGCGCTGGTAGCCGACCTTGCGAGGCAACCGCTGGGTGGCGCCGCCGCCGGGCATAAGGCCAAAGTTGGCGTGCTGGTCGCCCATCTGGGCGTCATCGGCGGCGAGGATGAGGTCGCAGGCCAGGGCCAGTTCGAGACCGCCGGCGAGGCAGAAGCCGTGGACGACGGCGATGACAGGAAGGGGAAGGGCTTCCAGACGGAAGAAGAGGCCGTTGAGCAATTCAATGAAGGGCTTAAGTTTTCTCGGCTCCTTCATGACTGATTCGACGTAGCGCAAGTCAGCGCCGGCGCAGAATGCGCGGCCTTCGCCTCGGATGATCAGGGCTTTGAGGCTGGGTGTGGCTTCGACTCGCGAGAGGGCATCGTGAAGCTCGCGGGCCATGGCGGGGTCCAGGGCGTTGAGGGCGTCGGGACGGGCGAGGGTGAGGGTGGCGACAGGGGCGGCGATAGATAGTTTTATGGTCTTGAAGCCGTCTTGAGTGTCCATAGCTCATCATGTTACAGCTTAAAACACGGGTTTGCAGGACAGGATACCCACGGAATATTGCGCCGCTGTCCATGGCGGGAGTAGGATGGCTTCTTGCAGAAATATGGGCCTACTAAGCACATATCGTGAAGTGATGGACACACCGATGCGGCGGCAGGTGGTCGTCGCACTGAGCGCGGCGTACTTGCTGGTGCAGGTGTCCAGCTTCCCGGTGGCGCTGACGCTACCCAGCATTGCCGACCATTTCAACGTGAGCGTGACCACGGCGGCGTGGGTGATGATCGCCAACCTGCTGGTGCTGGGTAGCACGGTGTACCTGGCGGCCAAACTGGGCGACAGGTATGGGCACAAAGAAGCCTTCTTCATCGGCATTGTTATCATAACGCTGGCGGCGGCGGGGGCGGCGTTTTCGCAGAGCTTGGAGCAGTTAATCATTTGCAGGGCGTTGCAGGGCATCGGCGCGGCCTTCGCGACAGGAAACATCAACGCCATACTGGCGGGCACCTTCCCGTGGCAGCAGCGAGGGCGGGCCTTCGCCATGCCGGTGACGGCGGGCCAAGTCGGAGTTTTTTTGAGCCTCATCTTCTTTACCATCTTCCTGCAGTACATAAGCTGGCGGGCCGTCTTCATCACTTTTATTCCTCTTGGGATCATGGCTATCGCGGCGGGATTGCCGCTGCTGAAGCACAAAGACACGCGGCCTCAGTTAGCGCAGGTGCCGATTAATTTTGTGGGCGGGATACTGTTCATCGGCGCGATAGCCACGCTAATCCTGGCGAGCTCACACCTACACTCCGGCGAGGAATCGTTCACCAGCTCGGACGCAATAAGCTACCACATACCGATGCACATACTGTTCGCGGGACTGCTGGCGGCGTTCATCGTGGCGGAATTAAAAATGAAGCAGTCCTTCCTTGATTTCCGGCAGTTTAAGAACAGCAACTTTTCGATGGCGCTGTTTTCGAACATCAGCTTCCACCTATCGATGCTGGCGATTATGACCCTGGTGCCCATTATGGTTCAGAAGGGATTTGCCAAGGACCCTATCTTTATTATCTACGTGCTTCTGCCCCACGAGTGCGTGAACCTGTTCGTGCCGATGGTGGCGGGCTGGTACTACGACCGGCATCGCCCTCGACTGCTGCGTCCTATAGCCCTGTCGCTGATAGCTTTGGGCATAATTCTGGTGGGCATTGTGGGCCTGAGGGTGCCCTTCTGGTACGTACCGCTGCTGATACTGCCGGCGTCCCTGGGGACCGGGCTGTTCAACACCATCAACAACACGGCGATTATGAACTCGGTGTCAGCGGAGCAGCGGGGGTTCGCGTCGGGGATGATAGAGACGACGCGGCACGTGGGGCATACCCTGGGCGCGACGATTGCGGCATCGGCCATGGCGCTGGCGACACCGGTGGCGCTGGACTTGCTGGAGCCGGGGGAGTCGAAGGGATATGTGCGGGACGGCATCCAGGCGGCGACGCTGGCGGTGGTATGGCTGATTATCGCCGGGGCGGTAGTGGCGTTTTACCACAAGGCTGCATTGCCGCTTAAGTCGGGAAGGGATGCGACGCCGCAGGCTCCGGCGTCGGGGGATGGGGGATAGAAATGAGAGAGGGCGCGGACTAAAGTCCGCGCCCTCTCTTCGCGCAGAGTTGGAGAGGCCATTTGGCGATGCCGGTGATGGCAATCATGCCGGTGCCCCACTTGTTCACCCAGTCGACGGGGAGGTAGGCGTAGCCCAGGTCACCCCAGCCGGTGCCCCAGGAGTTCTTCAGGATGAAGTACCCGCCGCCAGAGGCCTTGGGCGCGCCCGCCGGCAGCTTGCTGTTATCGATGTAGCCGGTGATGCAGGCGCAGTGGCCACCATCGCTTTTAGTCTCGTTGGCGCTGTAGGCAACGTAGCCGCCGCTCTGGTTCCGGAAGGAGTCTGGGACGTTGAAGCAGAAGACGATGGGGACTCTATTGGCGAGGTATGCCTTGGCCGTGGATACCTCCTGGTCGTTGGAGAAGGGGTCCCAGATGACGTCGGCGGAGTTAATGCGGAAGCCGGAGGTCCCGGGGATGTCTGTGTCGTAGACACAGACTTCATACCTTTCGATGGTCTCGATGAGCTCGGTCACCGGCTCGCAGACCCACTCCTCGATAATCTCGCTGATAATGCCGCCGATGATGGGTATCTTTTCTACCTCTTTTTCTACCCAGGAGCAGGACTCGGTCACCACCTCTTTAACGTGTTTGGTCTCCACCTGGTAGCACTTAAGGGCGGCCTGGTGGTTGGTGTCTGAGCAGGCCTCGCCGTTGTAGCCGGAGCAGGAGTTGGTGTACCTGCGCTGGCTGTCGCTCTCGGTGCGGGACTGGGACTGGTTGTAGTCCCAGTCCCTCTCGAAGGGAAACTCGTAGGACTTGGTGAGGGCCTGGAGCAGGACGCTATAGGCGGCGTTGTAGCCGTCGCCGTACCAGTCGGGCGGGATAGGGAACCACTTGAGCTTTTCCTTCATGTACAGGTCCTGCTCGGACAGGTTGACCCAGCGGCTGTGCTTGACGGCGATGGCGCTTTCGACGGCGGCGATGATGCCAAAGGCGGTGCAGGTGCCGCGGTTGCCCTGGTCTCGAACGCAGGTGGTGTACCACTTGAGGGGCCACCAGCAGTTGGATAGGATGCCGCTGGCGTTGGCGTTGGTGCCGGGGGTCATGTCCGAGTCGCCGCCGAAGCCTGTGCCCTCTTCCTTGTCGCAGGAAGCGGGGTACTTGGCGGGCTTGAGAGTGAGACCTTTGAGGGCTGTTACCAATGAGAAAGAGGTATTGGCAAGGCTGATAACAGACTTGTTGGCCGCCAGAACGGTCCTGGCGGAGGCAGGTGAGGCCACGGCGGTCAGCTTGGACTTGTCCGCCACGGTTAGCTTCTGACCGGCGGTGATGCCCTGAAGGGAGGTAAAGAGCTTGCCCTGGTACTCCTTGGTGGCCAACTGTCGCCGCATGAGGACGGCGTCGCGGGCCAGGGAGTCGGGGTGGAGGAGCTTGACGGTGCGGACGCTGCCAGCGGCGGTCTTGAAACTTAGCTTGGGCGCTACGTAGTTCTTGGAGGGGCCGAAGGCCTCATAACGCTTCACGATTTCTGAATTGGCGGCGAAGAGCCTTTTGAATTCGCGGCTGGTGTTGGCCCGGGTCAGGGCGTTTTTGTCTATGCTGGACTTGATGGAGGCCGGGGTGATTATCCGGTTCTCGGGCTCTTTTACAAGGGCCTGGAAGTCCGACTTTTTCATCACGGGCAGTGAGGACCGACCGGTTATGGGCTTTAACTGGATTATCATGGTTTGCTAATCTTTGTCGCATACTCCTTAAAGTAATCTTTGGCAATC
The sequence above is a segment of the SAR202 cluster bacterium genome. Coding sequences within it:
- a CDS encoding enoyl-CoA hydratase/isomerase family protein; amino-acid sequence: MDTQDGFKTIKLSIAAPVATLTLARPDALNALDPAMARELHDALSRVEATPSLKALIIRGEGRAFCAGADLRYVESVMKEPRKLKPFIELLNGLFFRLEALPLPVIAVVHGFCLAGGLELALACDLILAADDAQMGDQHANFGLMPGGGATQRLPRKVGYQRAMDLMLTGRRLSGAEAAGWGLALRADPADKLDSELQALLDQLRPKSAESLRRIKTAVHHGLDLPLKDGVVQEIESFVDYLSSHPDPAEGIQAFKERRQPRF
- a CDS encoding MFS transporter, whose translation is MASCRNMGLLSTYREVMDTPMRRQVVVALSAAYLLVQVSSFPVALTLPSIADHFNVSVTTAAWVMIANLLVLGSTVYLAAKLGDRYGHKEAFFIGIVIITLAAAGAAFSQSLEQLIICRALQGIGAAFATGNINAILAGTFPWQQRGRAFAMPVTAGQVGVFLSLIFFTIFLQYISWRAVFITFIPLGIMAIAAGLPLLKHKDTRPQLAQVPINFVGGILFIGAIATLILASSHLHSGEESFTSSDAISYHIPMHILFAGLLAAFIVAELKMKQSFLDFRQFKNSNFSMALFSNISFHLSMLAIMTLVPIMVQKGFAKDPIFIIYVLLPHECVNLFVPMVAGWYYDRHRPRLLRPIALSLIALGIILVGIVGLRVPFWYVPLLILPASLGTGLFNTINNTAIMNSVSAEQRGFASGMIETTRHVGHTLGATIAASAMALATPVALDLLEPGESKGYVRDGIQAATLAVVWLIIAGAVVAFYHKAALPLKSGRDATPQAPASGDGG
- a CDS encoding C1 family peptidase, which encodes MIIQLKPITGRSSLPVMKKSDFQALVKEPENRIITPASIKSSIDKNALTRANTSREFKRLFAANSEIVKRYEAFGPSKNYVAPKLSFKTAAGSVRTVKLLHPDSLARDAVLMRRQLATKEYQGKLFTSLQGITAGQKLTVADKSKLTAVASPASARTVLAANKSVISLANTSFSLVTALKGLTLKPAKYPASCDKEEGTGFGGDSDMTPGTNANASGILSNCWWPLKWYTTCVRDQGNRGTCTAFGIIAAVESAIAVKHSRWVNLSEQDLYMKEKLKWFPIPPDWYGDGYNAAYSVLLQALTKSYEFPFERDWDYNQSQSRTESDSQRRYTNSCSGYNGEACSDTNHQAALKCYQVETKHVKEVVTESCSWVEKEVEKIPIIGGIISEIIEEWVCEPVTELIETIERYEVCVYDTDIPGTSGFRINSADVIWDPFSNDQEVSTAKAYLANRVPIVFCFNVPDSFRNQSGGYVAYSANETKSDGGHCACITGYIDNSKLPAGAPKASGGGYFILKNSWGTGWGDLGYAYLPVDWVNKWGTGMIAITGIAKWPLQLCAKRGRGL